A section of the Amblyomma americanum isolate KBUSLIRL-KWMA chromosome 2, ASM5285725v1, whole genome shotgun sequence genome encodes:
- the LOC144120901 gene encoding inositol polyphosphate 5-phosphatase K-like, with the protein MPPESTPANKMLRDFQVYILTWNVVCRAPIEDLRCALGLEPPIIPEALPDMYAIGFQEVSARPQHLLSQAFFEEPWIQAIRNALHKYSYVKVKHVRLQGLILTIFTKREHLIQLRGIQSTYTRTGLGGVWGNKGGVTIRLCIYGCSICFVNSHLAAHESETFQRISEYNTIIEKQRFFDTQATNILTHDYSFWFGDLNFRVDDCTMDDMKASIENNTYDQMLQKDQLNRVRSKGEAFHEFCEQDITFAPTYKFQIDRMGYNFSQRKPAWTDRILYRFTKNAYENVTLDLKQHQYVSHDLYIQSDHKPVSAFFTLKVFAKPEQPIIYFLPVGTWIINQDSFAWYYTTADTELKSWDWIGLYRENFSSLEDHLGYVWASTRPTDVYPPHLRVRRSRSRSSRGSQSRANSAGGATASGTSGAPSRRAARSPPPELENAARSVSRPRKPTDEPSDPEAGVDDEQNRPQQSASAAPSVTPPSDSSVVEQARQANAASGPTKKRGDASVSWKPASSRQQSPQRGSPNDSLEEGAMARAETPPDTGNASPMEGKSCSEQGDDNVENSGRRSSAVAPSLAGRMDGPAEPEAAPQQEAAPQQEGGAQQEGTSQQEATTHQPRVPSSDRVFYRVLFGDQTLLVSGRYRLVYLRGQSDVLGMSEPFKIKAAVS; encoded by the exons ATGCCTCCAGAAAGCACCCCAGCCAACAAAATGCTCAGAGATTTTCA GGTGTATATCCTGACGTGGAACGTGGTGTGCCGAGCACCGATTGAAGACCTCCGCTGTGCCTTGGGCTTAGAGCCTCCCATCATACCAGAGGCGCTGCCAGACATGTATGCCATTGG GTTCCAGGAGGTGAGCGCAAGACCCCAGCACCTCCTGTCCCAAGCCTTTTTTGAAGAGCCCTGGATTCAAGCCATCAGGAATGCCCTACACAAGTACAGTTATGTCAAG GTGAAGCATGTGCGTCTACAGGGCCTCATCTTGACCATCTTTACCAAACGTGAACACCTGATCCAGCTGCGGGGCATCCAGTCCACGTACACCAGGACTGGCCTTGGCGGTGTCTGG GGCAACAAAGGTGGTGTGACCATACGGTTGTGCATCTACGGTTGCTCCATCTGTTTTGTCAACAGCCACCTGGCCGCTCACGAGAGTGAAACATTTCAACGGATAAGC GAGTATAACACAATAATTGAGAAGCAAAGGTTTTTCGACACTCAGGCTACAAACATTTTGACACATGA CTACTCATTCTGGTTTGGGGACCTGAACTTCCGTGTGGATGACTGCACCATGGATGACATGAAGGCTTCCATTGAGAACAACACCTACGACCAGATGCTGCAGAAAGACCAG CTGAATCGCGTGCGGAGCAAAGGTGAAGCCTTCCACGAGTTCTGCGAACAGGATATCACATTCGCACCAACCTACAAGTTCCAGATCGACCGCATGGGCTACAATTTCAG CCAGCGCAAGCCAGCATGGACTGACAGGATTCTTTACCGCTTCACCAAAAATGCATACGAGAATGTGACCCTCGATCTAAAGCAGCACCAGTATGTCAGTCACGACCTGTACATTCAGAGTGACCACAAGCCCGTGTCTGCTTTCTTCACTCTGAAG GTGTTTGCCAAGCCTGAGCAGCCGATCATCTACTTCCTTCCTGTGGGCACCTGGATCATCAATCAGGACAGTTTTGCCTGGTACTACACAACTGCGGATACTGAACTCAAGTCGTGGGATTGGATTGGCCTTTACAGG GAAAACTTCAGCAGCCTGGAGGATCACCTGGGCTATGTTTGGGCCTCAACACGCCCCACGGATGTCTACCCCCCTCACCTGCGAGTTCGACGCAGCCGGTCACGCTCCTCCCGGGGCAGCCAGTCGCGAGCCAATTCTGCTGGTGGTGCCACAGCCAGTGGCACTTCGGGTGCGCCCTCGCGCCGAGCGGCCAGGTCACCGCCACCCGAACTGGAAAATGCCGCACGCTCCGTCTCGCGGCCACGTAAGCCAACAGACGAACCGAGCGATCCCGAAGCTGGCGTGGACGACGAGCAGAACCGACCGCAACAGTCTGCCTCCGCTGCGCCCTCCGTGACCCCGCCCAGCGACAGCAGTGTCGTGGAACAAGCGAGGCAAGCAAACGCTGCCTCTGGTCCCACCAAGAAGCGGGGGGATGCATCGGTCAGTTGGAAGCCTGCGTCGAGCCGGCAGCAGTCGCCACAGCGTGGCTCACCAAATGACAGCCTCGAGGAAGGAGCCATGGCGCGCGCGGAAACGCCTCCAGACACGGGCAACGCGTCGCCGATGGAAGGGAAGAGCTGCTCGGAGCAGGGCGACGATAATGTGGAGAACAGTGGGCGGCGTTCATCGGCGGTAGCACCAAGCCTAGCTGGCCGCATGGATGGCCCTGCAGAACCAGAGGCTGCCCCTCAACAGGAGGCCGCCCCTCAACAGGAGGGCGGCGCTCAGCAGGAAGGCACCTCTCAGCAGGAGGCCACCACGCACCAGCCTAGGGTGCCGTCGTCTGATCGAGTCTTCTACCGGGTGCTTTTCGGTGACCAGACGCTGCTGGTGTCGGGCAGGTACCGACTGGTCTATCTGCGTGGCCAGTCTGATGTGCTCGGCATGAGTGAGCCCTTTAAG
- the Vps29 gene encoding vacuolar protein sorting 29: protein MLVLVLGDLHVPHRCHSLPGKFKKLLVPGRIQHILCTGNLCTKESYDYLKTLASDVHVVRGDFDENLNYPEQKVVTVGQFRIGLCHGHQVVPWGNPDSLALLQRQLDVDVLISGHTHRFEAYEHENKFYINPGSATGAYNALESNVIPSFVLMDIQSSTVVTYVYQLIGDEVKVERIEYKKS from the coding sequence ATGCTAGTCCTCGTGCTGGGCGATCTGCATGTCCCGCACCGCTGCCATAGCTTGCCGGGCAAGTTCAAGAAGCTGCTGGTGCCCGGCCGCATCCAACACATTCTGTGCACGGGCAACCTATGCACCAAAGAGTCGTACGACTACCTCAAGACGCTGGCCAGCGACGTGCACGTCGTGCGCGGAGACTTCGACGAGAACCTCAACTACCCGGAGCAAAAGGTGGTCACGGTGGGCCAGTTCCGCATCGGCCTGTGCCACGGCCACCAAGTGGTGCCGTGGGGCAACCCGGACAGCCTGGCACTGCTTCAGCGACAGCTGGACGTGGACGTGCTCATCTCGGGCCACACGCACCGCTTCGAGGCGTACGAGCACGAGAACAAGTTCTACATCAACCCCGGATCGGCCACGGGCGCGTACAATGCACTCGAGAGCAACGTCATTCCCTCGTTCGTGCTCATGGACATCCAGTCGTCCACGGTGGTCACCTACGTCTACCAGCTGATCGGCGACGAAGTCAAAGTGGAGCGGATTGAGTACAAGAAGTCCTAA
- the eIF3c gene encoding eukaryotic translation initiation factor 3 subunit c isoform X1 → MSRFFATGSDSESESESSEEEQIPQKAAAITSAYAFSDDEEEAKRVVRSTREKRFEELTDIIKQIKNHKKIKDMSKLLTGFENLTKAFQKAKPVIEKEEGGNIPKFFIRSLVELEDFVTECWEDREGRKNMSKNNSKSLATLRQKLRKYNKEHEADIAKYRENPEEEDEEREEDEEKDSDIDDDMTFKKKPASKVEKEDAKSKFIKGGSDEESDDDSMDWGSSDESESSSSSDDEKYGGNLANKFLKNRAGGEKDEQKEQRRREKKREQKDKRREDDEEGWEEVKGGVPLIMEKPKMFAKDAEINHQVVLKKLNEIMAARGKKGTDRSEQIELLCELLTISQSHNLGPGFELKIAFAVVSAIFDYNPNIATCMKLEMWHKCLEFINKCLDILIENSNISVGEHVAEESESLVTPPYRVKGCILTVIERMDEEFTKILQGCDAHSPEYVERLKDEKNVCNIIERLQGYLEARGSTSEICHVYLRRIEHLYYKFDPTVLALRNKAKGGDTAVEKEDTGSEKAVPEADESPVTPAVDEAPASEDVSGDQPAAVPEGEGEGEGEGEGEGEGEQKPQPPPSQKPINSLEQMELLCKYIYAKDSTDRIRTQAILCHIYHHALHDNWYQARDLMLMSHLQESIQHADVPTQIMYNRALVQLGLCAFRHGNIRDAHNALLDIQSGGRAKEMLAQGLLPQRKEERTNEQEKIEKRRQMPFHKHINLELLECVYLVSAMLLEIPQMAAHELDGRKRMISKSFHYQLRNTERQPLVGPPESMREHVVAASKAMRVGNWRACFNFIINTKMNAKVWDLFHQADTVRAMIAQKIKEESLRTYLFTYSSVYDSLSIETLADMFELNKSVVHSIISKMIIGEELMASLDEPNLMVVLHKTEPSRIQALALQLCDKVTNLVDYNDRLLEIKLGSFFGRGAGLQGFRDSGYQKDGYGQRERNWGRRQNQRNY, encoded by the exons ATGAGCCGATTTTTCGCCACCGGATCGGACTCGGAGTCCGAGTCCGAGTCATCTGAGGAGGAGCAGATCCCGCAGAAGGCAGCGGCCATCACATC GGCCTATGCCTTCAGCGATGATGAAGAAGAAGCCAAGCGTGTTGTTCGCAGCACGCGAGAAAAGAG GTTTGAGGAGCTCACAGACATCATCAAACAGATCAAGAATCATAAAAAGATTAAGGACATGAGCAAACTTTTAACAG GCTTTGAAAATTTGACGAAAGCCTTTCAGAAAGCCAAGCCGGTCATTGAAAAGGAAGAGGGTGGCAACATTCCAAAGTTCTTCATCCGCAGTCTTGTTGAACTGGAGGATTTTGTGACTGAG TGCTGGGAGGACCGCGAAGGACGCAAGAACATGTCCAAAAACAACTCCAAGTCTCTGGCCACGCTGCGTCAGAAGCTTCGCAAGTACAACAAGGAACACGAGGCTGACATCGCCAAGTACCGTGAGAATCCTGAAGAAGAGGATGAGGAACGCGAGGAGGATGAAGAGAAAG ATTCTGATATTGATGATGACATGACCTTCAAGAAGAAGCCAGCCTCGAAGGTTGAGAAGGAGGACGCCAAATCCAAATTCATCAAGGGCGGCTCTGATGAGGAG tCTGATGATGATTCGATGGACTGGGGCTCATCTGATGAAAGCGAAAGCTCGTCATCAAGTGACGACGAGAAGTACGGCGGGAATCTGGCCAACAAGTTCTTGAAAAA TAGAGCTGGTGGCGAGAAGGATGAACAGAAGGAGCAGCGGCGCCGTGAAAAGAAGCGTGAGCAGAAGGACAAGCGGCGGGAGGACGATGAAGAAGGCTGGGAGGAAGTCAAGGGCGGTGTACCCCTCATCATG GAGAAACCCAAGATGTTTGCCAAGGATGCCGAGATTAACCACCAGGTCGTGCTGAAGAAGCTGAACGAAATCATGGCTGCCCGTGGTAAGAAGGGCACCGACCGGTCAGAGCAGATTGAGCTGCTCTGCGAGTTGCTGACCATCTCGCAAAGCCACAACCTGGGGCCAGGCTTTGAGCTGAAGATTGCGTTCGCTGTCGTGTCGGCCATCTTCGACTACAACCCGAACATCGCAACGTGCATGAAGCTTGAGATGTGGCACAA GTGCCTGGAGTTCATCAACAAGTGTCTCGACATTCTGATTGAGAACAGCAACATATCGGTGGGTGAACACGTCGCCGAGGAGTCAGAGTCTCTCGTGACGCCCCCGTACCGAGTAAAAGGGTGCATCCTCACTGTGATTGAACGCATGGATGAAGAATTCACAAAGATCCTCCAG GGTTGCGATGCTCATTCACCGGAGTATGTCGAGCGCCTCAAAGATGAGAAGAACGTGTGCAACATCATAGAGCGGCTTCAGGGTTACTTGGAGGCCCGTGGTTCCACTTCAGAAATTTGCCATGTCTACCTTCGCCGCATTGAACACCTGTATTACAAG TTTGACCCAACAGTTCTGGCTCTGCGCAACAAGGCCAAAGGTGGTGATACAGCTGttgaaaaggaggacacaggaagtGAGAAAGCGGTCCCCGAGGCTGATGAGTCTCCCGTCACACCAGCTGTTGATGAGGCGCCGGCCTCCGAGGACGTCTCAGGCGACCAGCCAGCTGCTGTGCCTGAGGGCGAAGGCGAGGGCGAAGGCGAGGGCGAAGGCGAGGGCGAGGGTGAGCAGAAGCCGCAGCCGCCGCCCTCCCAGAAGCCCATCAACAGCCTCGAGCAGATGGAGCTGCTCTGCAAGTACATCTATGCCAAGGACAGCACAGACCGTATCCGGACGCAGGCCATTCTGTGCCACATCTACCATCATGCACTGCACGACAACTGGTACCAGGCGCGCGACCTCATGCTCATGTCGCACCTCCAGGAGAGCATCCAGCATGCTGATGTGCCCACACAG ATTATGTACAATCGAGCGTTGGTTCAGCTTGGTCTGTGTGCCTTCCGTCACGGCAACATCCGTGATGCTCACAATGCTCTGCTGGACATCCAAAGTGGCGGGCGTGCCAAGGAGATGCTGGCCCAG GGCCTCTTGCCGCAGCGCAAGGAGGAGCGCACCAATGAGCAGGAGAAGATTGAGAAGCGGCGCCAGATGCCCTTCCACAAACACATCAACCTGGAGCTCCTAGAGTGCGTCTACCTGGTGTCGGCCATGCTGCTCGAGATCCCCCAGATGGCAG CTCATGAGCTGGATGGCCGGAAAAGAATGATCAGCAAGTCCTTCCACTACCAGCTCCGCAACACTGAACGTCAGCCTCTTGTGG GACCCCCTGAGAGCATGCGAGAACACGTTGTGGCAGCCTCCAAGGCGATGCGGGTTGGCAACTGGCGCGCCTGCTTCAACTTCATCATCAACACCAAGATGAATGCCAAAGTGTGGGACCTGTTCCACCAGGCGGACACGGTGCGCGCCATGATCGCCCAGAAGATCAAGGAGGAGTCCCTGCGCACCTACCTGTTCACCTACAGCAGCGTCTATGACTCGCTCTCCATCGAGACCCTGGCCGACATGTTCGAGCTCAACAAGTCTGTCGTCCACTCCATCATCAGCAAGATGATCATTGGCGAAGAGCTCATG GCGTCCCTGGACGAGCCCAACCTGATGGTGGTGCTGCACAAGACAGAGCCATCGCGCATCCAGGCCCTGGCCCTGCAGCTGTGCGACAAGGTGACCAACCTGGTCGACTACAATGACCGCCTGCTCGAGATCAAGCTGGGCTCCTTCTTCGGTCGTGGTGCAG GCCTTCAAGGATTTCGGGATTCAGGATATCAGAAGGATGGCTATGGCCAGCGTGAGCGCAACTGGG gcCGAAGACAGAATCAGAGGAACTATTGA
- the eIF3c gene encoding eukaryotic translation initiation factor 3 subunit c isoform X2, producing MSRFFATGSDSESESESSEEEQIPQKAAAITSAYAFSDDEEEAKRVVRSTREKRFEELTDIIKQIKNHKKIKDMSKLLTGFENLTKAFQKAKPVIEKEEGGNIPKFFIRSLVELEDFVTECWEDREGRKNMSKNNSKSLATLRQKLRKYNKEHEADIAKYRENPEEEDEEREEDEEKDSDIDDDMTFKKKPASKVEKEDAKSKFIKGGSDEESDDDSMDWGSSDESESSSSSDDEKYGGNLANKFLKKAGGEKDEQKEQRRREKKREQKDKRREDDEEGWEEVKGGVPLIMEKPKMFAKDAEINHQVVLKKLNEIMAARGKKGTDRSEQIELLCELLTISQSHNLGPGFELKIAFAVVSAIFDYNPNIATCMKLEMWHKCLEFINKCLDILIENSNISVGEHVAEESESLVTPPYRVKGCILTVIERMDEEFTKILQGCDAHSPEYVERLKDEKNVCNIIERLQGYLEARGSTSEICHVYLRRIEHLYYKFDPTVLALRNKAKGGDTAVEKEDTGSEKAVPEADESPVTPAVDEAPASEDVSGDQPAAVPEGEGEGEGEGEGEGEGEQKPQPPPSQKPINSLEQMELLCKYIYAKDSTDRIRTQAILCHIYHHALHDNWYQARDLMLMSHLQESIQHADVPTQIMYNRALVQLGLCAFRHGNIRDAHNALLDIQSGGRAKEMLAQGLLPQRKEERTNEQEKIEKRRQMPFHKHINLELLECVYLVSAMLLEIPQMAAHELDGRKRMISKSFHYQLRNTERQPLVGPPESMREHVVAASKAMRVGNWRACFNFIINTKMNAKVWDLFHQADTVRAMIAQKIKEESLRTYLFTYSSVYDSLSIETLADMFELNKSVVHSIISKMIIGEELMASLDEPNLMVVLHKTEPSRIQALALQLCDKVTNLVDYNDRLLEIKLGSFFGRGAGLQGFRDSGYQKDGYGQRERNWGRRQNQRNY from the exons ATGAGCCGATTTTTCGCCACCGGATCGGACTCGGAGTCCGAGTCCGAGTCATCTGAGGAGGAGCAGATCCCGCAGAAGGCAGCGGCCATCACATC GGCCTATGCCTTCAGCGATGATGAAGAAGAAGCCAAGCGTGTTGTTCGCAGCACGCGAGAAAAGAG GTTTGAGGAGCTCACAGACATCATCAAACAGATCAAGAATCATAAAAAGATTAAGGACATGAGCAAACTTTTAACAG GCTTTGAAAATTTGACGAAAGCCTTTCAGAAAGCCAAGCCGGTCATTGAAAAGGAAGAGGGTGGCAACATTCCAAAGTTCTTCATCCGCAGTCTTGTTGAACTGGAGGATTTTGTGACTGAG TGCTGGGAGGACCGCGAAGGACGCAAGAACATGTCCAAAAACAACTCCAAGTCTCTGGCCACGCTGCGTCAGAAGCTTCGCAAGTACAACAAGGAACACGAGGCTGACATCGCCAAGTACCGTGAGAATCCTGAAGAAGAGGATGAGGAACGCGAGGAGGATGAAGAGAAAG ATTCTGATATTGATGATGACATGACCTTCAAGAAGAAGCCAGCCTCGAAGGTTGAGAAGGAGGACGCCAAATCCAAATTCATCAAGGGCGGCTCTGATGAGGAG tCTGATGATGATTCGATGGACTGGGGCTCATCTGATGAAAGCGAAAGCTCGTCATCAAGTGACGACGAGAAGTACGGCGGGAATCTGGCCAACAAGTTCTTGAAAAA AGCTGGTGGCGAGAAGGATGAACAGAAGGAGCAGCGGCGCCGTGAAAAGAAGCGTGAGCAGAAGGACAAGCGGCGGGAGGACGATGAAGAAGGCTGGGAGGAAGTCAAGGGCGGTGTACCCCTCATCATG GAGAAACCCAAGATGTTTGCCAAGGATGCCGAGATTAACCACCAGGTCGTGCTGAAGAAGCTGAACGAAATCATGGCTGCCCGTGGTAAGAAGGGCACCGACCGGTCAGAGCAGATTGAGCTGCTCTGCGAGTTGCTGACCATCTCGCAAAGCCACAACCTGGGGCCAGGCTTTGAGCTGAAGATTGCGTTCGCTGTCGTGTCGGCCATCTTCGACTACAACCCGAACATCGCAACGTGCATGAAGCTTGAGATGTGGCACAA GTGCCTGGAGTTCATCAACAAGTGTCTCGACATTCTGATTGAGAACAGCAACATATCGGTGGGTGAACACGTCGCCGAGGAGTCAGAGTCTCTCGTGACGCCCCCGTACCGAGTAAAAGGGTGCATCCTCACTGTGATTGAACGCATGGATGAAGAATTCACAAAGATCCTCCAG GGTTGCGATGCTCATTCACCGGAGTATGTCGAGCGCCTCAAAGATGAGAAGAACGTGTGCAACATCATAGAGCGGCTTCAGGGTTACTTGGAGGCCCGTGGTTCCACTTCAGAAATTTGCCATGTCTACCTTCGCCGCATTGAACACCTGTATTACAAG TTTGACCCAACAGTTCTGGCTCTGCGCAACAAGGCCAAAGGTGGTGATACAGCTGttgaaaaggaggacacaggaagtGAGAAAGCGGTCCCCGAGGCTGATGAGTCTCCCGTCACACCAGCTGTTGATGAGGCGCCGGCCTCCGAGGACGTCTCAGGCGACCAGCCAGCTGCTGTGCCTGAGGGCGAAGGCGAGGGCGAAGGCGAGGGCGAAGGCGAGGGCGAGGGTGAGCAGAAGCCGCAGCCGCCGCCCTCCCAGAAGCCCATCAACAGCCTCGAGCAGATGGAGCTGCTCTGCAAGTACATCTATGCCAAGGACAGCACAGACCGTATCCGGACGCAGGCCATTCTGTGCCACATCTACCATCATGCACTGCACGACAACTGGTACCAGGCGCGCGACCTCATGCTCATGTCGCACCTCCAGGAGAGCATCCAGCATGCTGATGTGCCCACACAG ATTATGTACAATCGAGCGTTGGTTCAGCTTGGTCTGTGTGCCTTCCGTCACGGCAACATCCGTGATGCTCACAATGCTCTGCTGGACATCCAAAGTGGCGGGCGTGCCAAGGAGATGCTGGCCCAG GGCCTCTTGCCGCAGCGCAAGGAGGAGCGCACCAATGAGCAGGAGAAGATTGAGAAGCGGCGCCAGATGCCCTTCCACAAACACATCAACCTGGAGCTCCTAGAGTGCGTCTACCTGGTGTCGGCCATGCTGCTCGAGATCCCCCAGATGGCAG CTCATGAGCTGGATGGCCGGAAAAGAATGATCAGCAAGTCCTTCCACTACCAGCTCCGCAACACTGAACGTCAGCCTCTTGTGG GACCCCCTGAGAGCATGCGAGAACACGTTGTGGCAGCCTCCAAGGCGATGCGGGTTGGCAACTGGCGCGCCTGCTTCAACTTCATCATCAACACCAAGATGAATGCCAAAGTGTGGGACCTGTTCCACCAGGCGGACACGGTGCGCGCCATGATCGCCCAGAAGATCAAGGAGGAGTCCCTGCGCACCTACCTGTTCACCTACAGCAGCGTCTATGACTCGCTCTCCATCGAGACCCTGGCCGACATGTTCGAGCTCAACAAGTCTGTCGTCCACTCCATCATCAGCAAGATGATCATTGGCGAAGAGCTCATG GCGTCCCTGGACGAGCCCAACCTGATGGTGGTGCTGCACAAGACAGAGCCATCGCGCATCCAGGCCCTGGCCCTGCAGCTGTGCGACAAGGTGACCAACCTGGTCGACTACAATGACCGCCTGCTCGAGATCAAGCTGGGCTCCTTCTTCGGTCGTGGTGCAG GCCTTCAAGGATTTCGGGATTCAGGATATCAGAAGGATGGCTATGGCCAGCGTGAGCGCAACTGGG gcCGAAGACAGAATCAGAGGAACTATTGA